Proteins from a genomic interval of Trichoderma breve strain T069 chromosome 2, whole genome shotgun sequence:
- a CDS encoding protein kinase domain-containing protein: MFESRAEPSEGVSEEKTEPFSQSEIEARFHGVGVDEPSIPADPEAVPLDVLQVEDHHHKQGIRILVRPLTKLPGTRSVSPGSDNCQWLALRAEVASSDKPEHKVLAVTQTSKDIKFSVRIPGSAEDDLSRPPLWCELYYDPASDKVIFLNRSDVPILLGRILSHSAAGSPPPSERHVINPGLAKGLRPGTFRIKVRDIAVLDFRILEKRPITIYQEPISLAVPEDSLSPSVSFITSDQVNTSMKRALTPDEDIKRAKRRISDAGNGADDGVIMFLGPAEPLVFPLPNAREGKELAASTGHALLDAGQGETIAVPSVCELDEYQLTKREPIAQTALSAVYTASHSQVPNNIVTVKVLKTRVANPDNKPLVHERNVIRQADMWLRECQSQQDLQHESIVRYYGGDARFLSLYMEHIDAKDLTAAARWRNKGDDEFVGTREDSIRILRDISSALSYLHGRKLVHNDIKPANILYSPERGAVLCDFGLTTLAASSPSGGGTPYYIPPEFITRKSRGPASDVWALGVTMLSTAKRRLFPISNTAMASLL, translated from the exons ATGTTCGAATCCAGGGCCGAGCCCTCGGAGGGGGTCTCGGAGGAGAAGACAGAGCCCTTTTCCCAGTCAGAAATCGAGGCCCGATTCCACGGCGTCGGAGTCGATGAGCCAAGTATCCCCGCAGATCCAGAGGCTGTCCCGCTGGACGTCTTGCAAGTTGAGGATCACCACCACAAGCAAGGCATCCGCATCCTCGTGCGGCCTCTCACCAAGCTTCCCGGCACGCGCTCAGTGAGCCCCGGCAGCGACAATTGCCAGTGGCTAGCTCTCCGCGCCGAAGTGGCTTCCTCGGACAAGCCTGAACACAAAGTCCTGGCGGTGACTCAGACCTCCAAGGACATCAAATTCTCAGTCAGGATACCGGGGTCTGCCGAAGACGACTTGTCACGGCCGCCACTGTGGTGTGAACTCTATTACGATCCTGCCAGCGACAAAGTCATCTTCCTGAACAGATCGGATGTGCCCATCTTGCTCGGCCGTATACTATCTCATTCCGCCGCCGGCAGCCCTCCACCCAGCGAACGCCATGTCATCAACCCGGGTCTCGCCAAGGGCCTCAGACCAGGCACCTTTAGGATCAAAGTGCGAGATATTGCGGTACTGGACTTTCGCATTCTGGAAAAGCGGCCCATTACGATTTACCAGGAGCCAATTTCCTTAGCAGTGCCCGAGGACTCGCTTTCACCATCAGTATCATTCATCACTTCCGACCAGGTCAACACAAGCATGAAGAGAGCCCTTACCCCGGATGAAGACATAAAAAGAGCCAAACGCCGCATCTCGGATGCCGGCAATGGAGCCGATGACGGCGTCATCATGTTTTTAGGTCCGGCAGAGCCCCTTGTCTTCCCCCTTCCTAACGCGAGGGAAGGCAAGGAACTGGCTGCGTCCACTGGCCATGCTCTCTTGGATGCAGGACAAGGCGAAACGATTGCCGTACCCAGTGTCTGTGAACTTGACGAATATCAGCTGACCAAGCGCGAGCCCATTGCACAGACGGCTCTGTCAGCAGTCTACACTGCGTCACACTCCCAAGTGCCGAACAACATAGTCACTGTCAAGGTCCTCAAGACCAGAGTTGCAAACCCAGACAACAAACCACTGGTACATGAACGGAACGTCATCCGCCAAGCAGACATGTGGCTACGAGagtgccaaagccaacagGACCTGCAACACGAATCTATTGTACGCTACTACGGGGGTGACGCCAGATTTCTGAGTCTCTACATGGAGCACATCGATGCCAAGGACCTTACTGCCGCTGCCCGGTGGAGAAAcaagggcgatgatgagtttgTAGGAACACGAGAAGACTCCATTCGAATTCTACGTGATATTTCTAGCGCCCTCAGCTACCTCCATGGTCGCAAACTGGTACACAATGATATCAAGCCCGCGAATATCCTGTATTCGCCCGAGCGTGGTGCCGTGCTATGCGACTTTGGACTGACCACATTGGCAGCAAGCTCGCCTTCTGGGGGTGGCACTCCGTACTACATCCCACCTGAGTTCATCACTCGCAAAAGCCGAGGCCCAGCCTCAGACGTTTGGGCTTTGGGCGTCACGATGCT ATCCACGGCCAAGCGGCGCCTGTTTCCTATAAGCAATACGGCAATGGCCAGCCTGCTGTAA